The following are encoded in a window of Candidatus Dependentiae bacterium genomic DNA:
- the rpsB gene encoding 30S ribosomal protein S2, whose protein sequence is MIDLKKLIDSGVHFGHKTSRWSPKMAGYIWGSRNGIHLIDVSKTAFLLKKAGEKLYELAKNGGQIILVGTKKSAKESMKAAALKLNLPYVVERWIGGTLTNNDQVKKAVTRLLHLRDVMGKGDLNLGKKEQSMLTKEVARLERNVGGIINLAYPPAALVVVDAKREYSAIREAAFIGIPVIGLVDTNTNPEGVSYIIPGNDDSPRSVECVVEYLSEQIAKGLAEYEATKPAPTVTSKVFGEKPAHKTGKFVQKNDKNHGPRKPVFTEKTKIEIGEVTVVEPKKVVKEAEVVAAEPVKADVAVEAEAPKATKKVAMAKAAPKKAPAKKEVAEEKAPAKKVATKPMATKKPAAKKEPAKTSKK, encoded by the coding sequence ATGATCGATTTAAAAAAACTTATTGACTCTGGTGTTCATTTTGGACACAAAACCTCTCGTTGGTCCCCTAAAATGGCTGGATACATCTGGGGTTCTAGAAACGGTATTCATTTAATTGACGTTTCAAAAACAGCTTTCTTGCTCAAAAAAGCTGGTGAAAAATTATATGAACTTGCTAAAAATGGTGGCCAAATCATTCTTGTTGGTACAAAAAAATCTGCAAAAGAATCGATGAAAGCAGCTGCATTAAAACTTAATCTCCCGTACGTTGTTGAACGTTGGATTGGTGGTACATTGACCAACAACGATCAAGTTAAAAAAGCTGTTACCAGACTTTTGCACTTGCGCGACGTCATGGGCAAAGGCGATTTGAATCTTGGAAAAAAAGAACAAAGTATGTTGACCAAAGAGGTTGCTCGGTTGGAAAGAAACGTTGGTGGTATCATCAATCTTGCCTACCCACCTGCAGCTCTTGTTGTAGTTGATGCTAAACGTGAATATTCAGCAATTCGTGAAGCCGCGTTTATTGGTATTCCAGTTATTGGTCTTGTTGATACCAATACCAATCCTGAAGGCGTAAGCTACATTATCCCAGGAAACGACGATTCACCTCGTTCGGTAGAATGTGTTGTTGAATATCTTTCAGAACAAATCGCAAAAGGTTTGGCGGAATATGAAGCAACAAAACCAGCTCCAACTGTAACTTCAAAAGTTTTTGGCGAAAAACCTGCGCACAAAACTGGTAAATTTGTACAAAAAAATGACAAAAACCATGGTCCAAGAAAACCAGTCTTTACCGAGAAAACCAAAATTGAAATTGGTGAAGTAACGGTTGTTGAACCTAAAAAAGTTGTCAAAGAAGCTGAAGTTGTTGCCGCTGAACCAGTAAAAGCTGATGTTGCCGTAGAAGCTGAAGCACCTAAAGCTACAAAAAAAGTTGCTATGGCCAAGGCAGCTCCTAAAAAAGCTCCAGCAAAAAAAGAAGTTGCAGAAGAAAAAGCTCCAGCAAAAAAAGTTGCAACCAAGCCAATGGCAACCAAAAAGCCTGCAGCTAAAAAAGAACCTGCAAAAACCTCCAAAAAATAA
- a CDS encoding threonylcarbamoyl-AMP synthase: MLSSTRILDPSSSSDVTLAVDLLRAGEVVALPTETVYGLGADARNDRAVEKIFIAKGRPNNHPLIVHISSFEKITEWAKDVSPLAKKLADAFWPGPLTMLFHKADGVSDAVTGGLPTIGLRVPRNELFLEVLRQLDSGIAAPSANLHKKISPTCAEHVLSGLSGKIAAVFDAHACPVGLESTIVDLTSKIPRILRPGQITRQMLEKVLKTKVDDFEPHDVSVAGNMVDHYQPTTKLLVLSAEQFMPFLTEANKNKRRLGVLWFGAADLQQNELIVSRVMPTSRELYAQQLYAALHEIDAVGAELILVQQPPKEWSEIIDRLQKASYKQ, from the coding sequence ATGCTGAGCTCTACGCGCATTCTTGATCCATCATCGTCTTCGGATGTTACTCTTGCAGTGGACTTATTGCGAGCTGGTGAGGTTGTGGCCTTGCCGACCGAAACGGTCTATGGTCTTGGTGCTGACGCACGGAATGATCGTGCGGTTGAGAAGATTTTTATTGCCAAGGGGCGTCCAAACAATCATCCGTTAATTGTCCATATTTCATCATTTGAGAAAATTACTGAGTGGGCAAAAGATGTTTCGCCGCTTGCAAAAAAATTGGCCGATGCTTTTTGGCCCGGTCCATTGACGATGCTTTTTCATAAGGCTGATGGCGTGAGCGATGCGGTGACCGGTGGATTGCCAACAATTGGTTTGCGTGTACCGAGAAATGAACTTTTTTTAGAGGTTTTGAGGCAGCTTGATTCTGGGATTGCTGCTCCTTCGGCAAATTTGCACAAAAAAATTAGCCCAACGTGTGCCGAACATGTTCTTTCTGGTCTTTCGGGTAAAATAGCCGCTGTTTTTGATGCACACGCATGTCCAGTTGGTCTAGAGTCAACAATCGTTGATCTTACATCAAAAATCCCGCGTATTTTGCGTCCGGGACAAATTACCAGACAGATGCTTGAAAAAGTTCTTAAGACGAAGGTAGACGATTTTGAGCCCCATGATGTGAGTGTGGCGGGCAACATGGTTGACCACTATCAACCAACAACAAAGTTGTTAGTGCTTTCAGCAGAACAGTTCATGCCTTTTTTGACAGAGGCAAATAAAAATAAGAGACGTCTTGGGGTGTTATGGTTTGGAGCCGCGGACTTACAGCAGAATGAATTGATTGTTTCGCGTGTTATGCCTACCTCTCGAGAGTTGTATGCTCAGCAGCTTTATGCTGCGCTTCATGAAATTGATGCAGTTGGCGCAGAGTTGATCTTGGTTCAACAGCCGCCAAAAGAGTGGTCAGAAATTATTGATCGACTACAAAAAGCATCGTATAAACAGTAA
- the lon gene encoding endopeptidase La, giving the protein MRTSSYVLPVLPLKNVVAWPHSIRPVAVGRDISIQAVEAALRGSREIFVTAQKSVDIEDPTFSDLYTFGTRASIVRIERFPNGVMKILIEGLSRAKVLQQITAEGYMAVEAIDVPCEKKIKEVEEKALWRSLFAYFKEYVELSEKHSAEVFDLFKGVHDLDYLTDTLSSQLTFDLEEQQEVLEIFDVKQRAIRMSEMLKSEIEILKTEKNIKKRVQTQIEKHQRDYYLNEQMRAIQRELGRDDQQKEIDQLREKAASAKMTAEALEKVEIECRRLEQMQFSSPEAAVSRNYIETLIALPWNKASKDRVSLQQAEKILNDSHAGMTKVKERILEFIAAKKFAGDKLKKAPIICLAGPPGVGKTSLAKSIADALGRTFVRISLGGMRDEAEIRGHRRTYIGAMPGKIIQAMRKSKVVNPVILLDEVDKMSMDFRGDPASALLEVLDPEQNKSFSDYFLEIGYDVSQVMFVLTANVVDQIPGPLLDRMDLVSLSGYTEAEKLDIAQKFLVPKLLKEYAVLPRQLEISTETLKRLISDYTKEAGVRSLDRLIAQIVRKSLSKFLEDKAPKKIKVQPSGLEELLGAARFRKDASKSHNGIGVATGLAWTEVGGDVLEIEVTQLKGKGNFTITGQLGEVMQESAQAALSYIRSRAKELGIKPGFYSESDLHIHVPEGAIPKDGPSAGITMVVALVSSLANIPVKSTVAMTGEVTLRGRVLAVGGLKEKLLAATRFGFTTVIVPKENEVDIKEFEKELDSSLTVIYADHMDTVLAHAFDKFAVSFGGEEKVDDTVDEDKKTSKESKKKTVGMKKKTPAKEKKLPKIKTVVRRKRVINAPKRKTIIKKK; this is encoded by the coding sequence GTGAGAACAAGTTCGTACGTTTTACCAGTTCTTCCATTAAAAAATGTTGTGGCTTGGCCGCACAGCATTCGTCCTGTTGCTGTTGGTAGAGATATTTCTATCCAAGCTGTCGAGGCTGCCTTGAGGGGTTCGCGTGAAATTTTTGTAACTGCTCAAAAGTCGGTTGATATTGAAGATCCGACTTTTTCTGATTTATATACGTTTGGTACTCGGGCAAGTATTGTCCGTATCGAGCGATTTCCAAATGGCGTTATGAAAATTTTGATCGAAGGTCTTTCGCGCGCAAAAGTTTTGCAACAAATTACCGCCGAAGGCTACATGGCTGTTGAAGCGATTGATGTCCCGTGTGAAAAAAAGATTAAAGAAGTTGAAGAAAAAGCTCTCTGGAGAAGTTTGTTTGCCTACTTTAAAGAGTATGTTGAATTGAGCGAAAAGCATTCTGCAGAGGTTTTTGATTTATTTAAGGGTGTTCATGACCTTGATTATCTTACCGATACATTGTCCTCGCAACTTACGTTTGATCTTGAAGAGCAGCAAGAAGTTTTAGAGATTTTTGATGTAAAGCAACGTGCTATTCGCATGAGTGAGATGTTAAAATCTGAAATTGAAATTTTAAAAACCGAAAAAAATATTAAAAAAAGAGTTCAAACGCAAATCGAAAAGCATCAGCGTGATTATTATTTGAATGAACAAATGCGTGCTATTCAGCGTGAACTTGGCCGAGATGATCAGCAAAAAGAGATCGATCAATTACGAGAAAAAGCAGCAAGCGCAAAAATGACAGCAGAAGCACTTGAAAAGGTCGAAATTGAATGTCGTCGTCTTGAGCAAATGCAGTTTTCATCTCCAGAAGCAGCTGTGAGTCGAAATTATATCGAAACATTAATTGCGTTGCCGTGGAATAAAGCCTCAAAAGATCGTGTCAGCTTGCAGCAGGCAGAAAAAATTTTAAATGATTCTCATGCTGGAATGACTAAGGTTAAAGAGCGGATCTTAGAATTTATTGCGGCTAAAAAGTTTGCGGGTGATAAATTAAAAAAAGCTCCAATAATTTGTTTGGCAGGACCTCCTGGGGTTGGTAAAACATCGCTTGCAAAATCGATAGCAGACGCATTGGGCAGAACATTTGTGAGAATTTCACTTGGTGGTATGCGTGATGAAGCTGAAATCCGCGGACACAGAAGAACTTATATCGGAGCTATGCCTGGAAAAATTATTCAAGCAATGCGTAAGTCAAAAGTGGTAAATCCGGTTATTTTGCTTGATGAAGTTGATAAAATGTCGATGGATTTTAGGGGAGATCCAGCATCGGCTCTTCTTGAGGTTCTTGATCCAGAGCAAAATAAATCGTTTTCGGACTATTTTTTGGAAATTGGGTATGACGTTTCTCAGGTAATGTTTGTTTTGACTGCGAACGTGGTTGATCAAATTCCAGGACCGTTGCTTGATAGAATGGATTTGGTATCGCTTTCTGGATATACAGAAGCAGAAAAACTTGATATTGCACAAAAATTCTTGGTTCCAAAGTTGCTTAAAGAGTATGCAGTGTTGCCTCGGCAATTGGAAATTTCGACAGAAACATTGAAGCGATTGATTTCTGATTACACCAAAGAAGCTGGCGTGAGAAGTCTTGATCGGTTAATTGCTCAGATTGTACGAAAATCATTATCAAAATTTCTTGAAGATAAAGCTCCTAAAAAAATTAAAGTACAACCAAGTGGTTTAGAAGAGTTGCTTGGTGCTGCTCGATTTAGAAAAGATGCATCCAAGTCTCACAATGGTATCGGTGTTGCTACAGGATTGGCATGGACAGAGGTTGGTGGCGATGTACTTGAAATTGAAGTCACGCAACTTAAAGGAAAAGGTAATTTTACGATTACCGGTCAACTTGGTGAGGTGATGCAAGAGTCTGCACAAGCAGCATTGAGTTACATTCGTTCGCGAGCAAAAGAGCTTGGTATAAAGCCTGGATTTTATTCAGAATCAGATCTTCATATTCACGTTCCAGAAGGCGCGATTCCAAAAGATGGTCCTTCTGCTGGTATTACCATGGTTGTGGCGCTTGTTTCATCGCTTGCTAATATTCCGGTAAAAAGTACTGTTGCGATGACTGGTGAAGTTACGCTTCGCGGAAGAGTTCTTGCGGTTGGCGGTTTAAAAGAAAAACTTTTAGCTGCGACTCGGTTTGGATTTACAACAGTTATTGTTCCAAAAGAAAATGAAGTTGATATCAAGGAGTTTGAAAAAGAATTGGATTCGTCATTGACGGTTATTTATGCCGATCACATGGATACGGTTCTTGCTCATGCA